One Romboutsia sp. 13368 genomic window carries:
- the steA gene encoding putative cytokinetic ring protein SteA — MKVQAPIKVDRKTKRLAKRLTSGEIAVINHVDIDEVAANSLVECKIKLVINAAESISGRYPNKGPGILTENNILIIDNVGEELFHNLVEGQIIEVIDGKIYRDGELLGQGEVLGKKEVSEKLKKAYENLSVELDRFIDNTIEYAKKEKGFILGEVEIPQVKTNYANKHVLIVVRGQDYKQDLSTIISYIEEMKPILVGVDGGADALLEFGYTPDVIVGDMDSVSDEALRKANEIIVHAYTDGRAPGLKRVNDLGLDAIVFPAPGTSEDIAMLIAYEYKAELIVALGTHSNMIDFLEKGRKGMASTFLVRLKIGAKLIDAKGVNLLYRSKLKMKYIWALIATALFPILIIASFTPGVKQFIHLMQLKLRLLLQM; from the coding sequence ATGAAAGTCCAAGCACCTATAAAGGTGGATAGAAAAACTAAAAGGCTTGCTAAAAGACTTACAAGTGGAGAAATAGCAGTTATAAATCATGTAGATATAGATGAGGTAGCTGCAAATTCTTTAGTTGAATGTAAAATTAAGCTTGTAATAAATGCAGCAGAGTCTATAAGTGGTAGATATCCAAATAAAGGACCAGGTATATTAACAGAAAACAATATATTAATAATTGATAATGTAGGAGAAGAATTATTTCATAACTTAGTTGAAGGTCAAATAATAGAAGTTATAGATGGAAAGATATATAGAGACGGAGAATTACTAGGACAAGGAGAAGTATTAGGTAAAAAAGAGGTTTCAGAAAAGCTAAAAAAAGCATATGAAAACTTGTCAGTAGAATTAGATAGATTCATAGATAACACTATAGAATATGCTAAAAAAGAAAAAGGATTTATATTAGGAGAAGTTGAAATACCTCAAGTTAAGACTAATTATGCAAATAAGCATGTACTAATAGTTGTAAGAGGACAAGACTACAAACAAGACCTAAGTACAATCATATCATACATAGAAGAGATGAAACCAATTTTAGTTGGTGTTGATGGTGGAGCAGATGCCTTACTTGAATTTGGATATACTCCAGATGTTATAGTTGGAGATATGGATAGTGTAAGTGATGAAGCATTAAGAAAAGCTAATGAGATAATAGTACATGCATATACAGATGGTAGAGCTCCTGGTTTAAAAAGAGTAAACGACTTGGGGCTAGATGCTATAGTTTTTCCAGCACCTGGAACTAGTGAAGATATAGCTATGCTTATTGCCTATGAGTATAAAGCAGAACTTATAGTAGCATTAGGAACTCATTCAAATATGATTGACTTCTTAGAAAAAGGTAGAAAAGGTATGGCAAGTACATTTTTAGTTAGACTAAAAATAGGTGCAAAGTTAATAGATGCAAAAGGTGTCAATTTATTATATAGAAGTAAGTTAAAAATGAAATATATTTGGGCATTAATAGCAACAGCTTTATTCCCAATACTTATAATTGCATCTTTTACACCAGGTGTAAAACAATTTATACATTTAATGCAATTAAAGTTAAGATTATTATTACAGATGTAA